The Allorhodopirellula heiligendammensis genome includes a window with the following:
- a CDS encoding type II secretion system protein GspD, whose product MARSVLDPSLADRLSDAGGDAVHRIAPRSRKTVARRALLPGCLLGCLLLHGTPLSAQFTLPDSVAPSAAKSAADISSYLQKIDASLAAKDYTGAVQAYRAARQAAPDNAELRQRFDRLVARGIDAKLLNIAPTTQTPSSLQGIDADTAAQSLSAAAADNPATWSLERRQQETRRWTAMGRTALDRGDIRQAHQYASAAQKLGVAQSEFKSGDARPWQLLLDVQSAARRQGIDLTQLPPSTVSPAGGVMPIGQADRQAPSSMVAQAGGAFSPDGSSNVQQVQAIAPANGSPSQGETLYAAGMQLLSTGKQSEARAQFVKAWEYEAELPTEMRRALQDKLTLLQPSRMPATGKPAEPLTPIEQADLEAAQQVKRLYREVTTELAKANEKRETAPLEAIDDLERLARKVDGANIDEASKASLTAMVGRAVSEQNSYVEANRAKIDLDLANERIRTEMETEDIREARVDQEISQLVDSFNDLMDQKRFEEALVIAKQVGELKPDSTIAMTMFHNSRQQVRLQMSNDIRAQSEEGFNSNMLALDAAMIAPDPDRPFSFQDPQDWAALSRRRLASRDQQTQLSPREQEIKRKLETSVEMKYRNSPLGEVLDELSAVTGVPIVIDQRALAAIRITRDTPVSKSVNSRLPLKSALNILLEDLDLTYVLKNDVLNVTSREARRTMTYPRTYRVADLVTPIPNFISGYEDGLAGALKSAYQMTRPTTDVQVVPVSMANLGGGLTNSTSGELGTNMLGQYSPMGGNSAFAGGLGAAGAMPTGRGGGSIANFGQLMSLIQTTIEPDSWEALGGVGTMAPYPQNLSLVISTTSDVHDQIVDLLESLRRLQNLQITIEVRFITLSDNFYEQIGIDFDVQFDDNAQSIPADDSGPAVTIGLSGPNGVPTNDLDITLNQETFAGSVPPFNAPSAVSSIGFAILSDIEAYFFLQAAQGDNRSNIMQAPKVTLFDGQFATINDTVSRPFVTSIIPVVGDFAVAQQPVIVVLDEGTRLNVQGVVSEDKRFVRLTLVPTFSQIGEVNTFTYEGSRTSKSSSTTNVDTNGDGVIDAEDEETEDTVTQGTTVQQPTFATTSVSTTVSVPDGGTILLGGIKRQSEGRNEQGIPFLSKIPYVSRLFRNTGVGRSSSSLMLMVTPRIIIQEEEEVAQTGFSAAGN is encoded by the coding sequence ATGGCTCGATCGGTCCTCGACCCCTCCCTCGCGGATCGCCTCAGCGATGCCGGTGGAGATGCTGTGCATCGCATTGCCCCTCGGTCACGAAAAACCGTGGCACGGCGAGCACTGCTGCCCGGATGCCTGCTCGGATGCCTGCTATTGCATGGCACGCCCCTGAGCGCGCAATTCACCTTGCCGGACTCGGTGGCCCCGTCGGCAGCAAAATCTGCTGCTGACATCAGCTCGTATCTGCAAAAGATCGACGCGTCCCTGGCGGCCAAGGATTACACCGGTGCCGTGCAGGCTTACCGCGCAGCTCGTCAAGCCGCCCCGGACAACGCCGAACTGCGTCAGCGGTTTGACCGTCTAGTCGCACGCGGTATCGACGCGAAATTGCTGAACATCGCCCCGACTACCCAGACACCATCCTCCTTGCAGGGGATCGACGCGGACACCGCAGCACAGTCACTCAGTGCAGCAGCGGCTGACAATCCCGCCACGTGGTCACTCGAACGACGCCAACAGGAAACTCGCCGCTGGACCGCGATGGGCCGGACGGCGTTGGATCGAGGCGACATTCGCCAAGCCCACCAATATGCTTCTGCGGCTCAAAAACTCGGTGTCGCTCAGAGTGAATTCAAATCGGGTGACGCCCGCCCGTGGCAGTTGCTGCTCGATGTGCAGTCGGCCGCACGCCGCCAGGGCATCGACCTTACCCAGCTTCCACCGAGCACCGTCTCACCCGCAGGCGGTGTGATGCCCATTGGCCAAGCGGACCGGCAAGCACCTAGCTCGATGGTCGCTCAGGCCGGCGGTGCTTTTTCGCCCGATGGTTCTTCGAATGTGCAACAGGTACAAGCGATCGCGCCCGCAAACGGGAGCCCCTCCCAAGGTGAGACGCTGTACGCCGCTGGGATGCAATTGCTATCGACGGGAAAACAGAGCGAGGCCCGCGCCCAGTTTGTCAAAGCGTGGGAGTACGAGGCCGAGTTGCCGACTGAAATGCGGCGTGCCCTCCAAGATAAATTAACGCTACTCCAACCGTCTCGAATGCCCGCGACGGGTAAACCTGCCGAGCCGCTGACCCCGATCGAACAAGCGGATCTCGAAGCTGCTCAGCAGGTCAAACGGTTGTACCGTGAGGTCACCACTGAACTCGCCAAAGCAAACGAAAAACGAGAAACCGCACCGCTCGAAGCCATTGATGACCTCGAACGGCTCGCCCGCAAAGTCGATGGTGCCAACATTGACGAAGCATCCAAAGCCTCGCTCACCGCGATGGTGGGACGCGCCGTCAGCGAACAGAACTCTTACGTCGAAGCCAACCGTGCCAAGATCGACCTCGATCTTGCTAACGAGCGAATTCGTACCGAGATGGAAACCGAGGACATTCGCGAAGCGCGGGTTGACCAAGAGATCTCCCAGCTCGTCGATAGCTTCAACGATTTGATGGATCAAAAACGCTTTGAAGAAGCACTCGTGATCGCCAAACAGGTCGGTGAACTGAAACCTGACTCGACCATCGCAATGACCATGTTCCATAACAGCCGACAACAAGTTCGGTTGCAGATGAGCAACGACATTCGCGCTCAGAGCGAAGAGGGATTCAACAGCAACATGCTCGCCCTCGACGCAGCCATGATCGCGCCGGACCCCGATCGCCCGTTCTCATTCCAAGACCCGCAGGATTGGGCGGCACTGTCGCGTCGTCGCCTGGCGTCTCGTGATCAACAAACCCAACTGAGCCCACGCGAACAGGAAATCAAGCGAAAACTTGAGACCAGCGTGGAAATGAAGTATCGCAACAGTCCGCTCGGCGAAGTCCTCGACGAACTGTCCGCGGTCACGGGAGTGCCCATCGTGATCGATCAGCGTGCCCTCGCGGCCATTCGCATCACTCGCGATACACCAGTCTCCAAGTCGGTCAACAGCCGCCTGCCGCTCAAGAGCGCACTGAATATTCTGCTCGAAGATCTGGATTTGACGTACGTCCTCAAGAACGACGTCCTCAACGTCACCAGCCGCGAGGCACGACGGACGATGACGTACCCTCGTACCTATCGAGTCGCCGACTTGGTAACGCCGATTCCAAACTTTATCTCCGGATATGAGGATGGTTTGGCGGGAGCTCTGAAGTCTGCGTATCAAATGACACGGCCCACGACCGACGTTCAAGTCGTCCCGGTTTCGATGGCCAATCTCGGCGGTGGTCTGACCAATAGCACCAGTGGCGAACTCGGCACGAACATGCTCGGCCAGTACAGCCCCATGGGCGGCAACTCCGCATTCGCTGGCGGTCTCGGAGCCGCTGGTGCCATGCCGACGGGCCGTGGCGGTGGATCGATCGCAAACTTTGGTCAACTCATGAGCTTGATCCAAACAACCATCGAGCCTGACTCGTGGGAAGCCCTGGGTGGTGTTGGTACCATGGCTCCCTACCCACAAAACCTCTCGCTCGTCATTAGCACGACCAGCGACGTGCACGATCAAATCGTCGACTTGCTCGAATCGTTGCGTCGACTGCAAAACCTGCAGATCACGATCGAAGTCCGCTTCATCACTCTCTCGGACAACTTCTACGAGCAGATCGGGATCGACTTCGACGTACAGTTCGACGACAACGCCCAATCGATCCCAGCGGATGACTCCGGTCCCGCAGTGACGATCGGCCTGTCGGGTCCCAATGGTGTCCCAACGAATGACTTGGATATCACCCTCAACCAAGAAACCTTCGCTGGTTCGGTACCCCCGTTCAATGCCCCAAGTGCAGTGTCCTCGATCGGTTTCGCCATCCTCAGCGACATCGAAGCCTACTTCTTCTTGCAGGCCGCTCAGGGTGACAACCGCAGCAATATCATGCAGGCACCTAAGGTGACCCTGTTCGATGGACAGTTTGCCACGATCAACGATACCGTGTCGCGACCGTTCGTGACCAGTATCATCCCGGTCGTCGGTGACTTTGCCGTCGCCCAACAACCTGTCATCGTTGTTCTCGACGAAGGCACTCGGTTGAATGTCCAGGGCGTCGTCAGCGAAGACAAACGATTCGTCCGCCTCACACTGGTACCGACGTTCAGTCAAATCGGAGAAGTCAATACCTTCACCTATGAGGGAAGCCGAACTTCCAAATCGTCAAGCACCACCAACGTCGACACCAATGGTGACGGTGTGATTGATGCCGAAGACGAAGAGACCGAAGACACAGTGACTCAAGGTACAACCGTGCAACAACCAACCTTCGCCACCACGTCGGTCAGCACCACGGTCAGCGTGCCTGACGGCGGCACGATCCTACTCGGTGGGATCAAACGCCAAAGTGAAGGCCGGAACGAACAAGGCATCCCGTTCTTGAGCAAGATCCCGTACGTCAGCCGGCTATTCCGGAACACGGGTGTGGGTCGGTCCTCCTCGAGCTTGATGCTCATGGTCACGCCACGGATCATCATCCAGGAAGAAGAAGAAGTCGCTCAAACCGGCTTCTCTGCGGCTGGCAACTGA
- a CDS encoding succinylglutamate desuccinylase/aspartoacylase family protein encodes MNDWKTQSWFGRDVAAGTYLNAELEITESYSGRNITIPIRVLRGDAPGPTLMVTGALHGDELNGTGAIRSLISDPDWGPDRGNVIMIPVLNVLGFERHSRYLPDRRDLNRCFPGHAAGSMATRMARVIFDAVVSRCDYGIDLHTAAVRRTNYPNARADFDNPQCLRLATAFGAGVILDNRGPKGSFRREATAAGCPTIVVEGGEVWKVEPSVLECMARGIVNVLKELDMLDGEPEVPDNQVKLKTTKWVRAERGGFMDMHVSPGSTVVTGQPLATNSSLLQEDQNRLIAPFDGIVIGMTTLPAVQPGEPVIHLGRLSSPKTARRVRRQSQADEIQRTTQQHLSTNIQVTPPG; translated from the coding sequence ATGAATGACTGGAAGACGCAATCTTGGTTTGGCCGCGATGTCGCGGCGGGCACGTATCTGAACGCGGAACTTGAGATCACCGAGAGCTACAGCGGGCGAAACATCACGATTCCGATTCGCGTGTTGCGAGGAGACGCTCCGGGACCAACTCTGATGGTTACGGGGGCCCTGCATGGCGACGAGCTCAATGGTACCGGTGCGATCCGGTCGCTCATCAGCGATCCTGATTGGGGGCCTGATCGTGGCAACGTGATCATGATACCAGTGCTCAATGTGCTCGGATTTGAGCGGCACTCGCGGTATCTGCCCGATCGCCGTGACCTGAACCGATGCTTCCCCGGCCATGCCGCAGGCAGCATGGCGACCCGCATGGCGAGGGTGATTTTCGATGCCGTGGTGTCCCGCTGCGATTATGGCATTGATCTGCACACTGCTGCCGTGAGGCGCACGAATTACCCCAACGCTCGCGCCGACTTCGATAACCCCCAGTGCCTGCGATTGGCAACCGCCTTCGGAGCGGGCGTGATTCTCGATAATCGGGGCCCCAAGGGGTCGTTTCGACGTGAAGCCACCGCGGCGGGCTGCCCGACGATCGTGGTCGAAGGTGGGGAGGTCTGGAAGGTGGAGCCGTCGGTGCTCGAATGCATGGCTCGTGGCATCGTCAATGTCCTCAAAGAACTCGATATGCTCGATGGTGAACCGGAAGTGCCCGACAATCAGGTCAAGCTGAAGACTACCAAATGGGTTCGCGCCGAACGCGGTGGATTCATGGACATGCACGTCTCGCCAGGTTCGACGGTGGTGACGGGCCAGCCCCTAGCGACTAACAGTAGTCTGCTGCAGGAAGATCAAAACCGCTTGATCGCTCCTTTTGACGGGATCGTGATCGGCATGACAACACTGCCCGCGGTCCAGCCAGGCGAACCGGTGATCCACCTTGGTCGGCTCTCAAGCCCCAAGACCGCCCGGCGGGTACGTCGTCAATCCCAAGCCGACGAGATCCAACGCACCACTCAGCAACACCTGTCCACCAATATCCAAGTGACACCGCCGGGATAG
- a CDS encoding DUF4870 domain-containing protein codes for MSVADEITRLNQLREQGALTDAEFEAAKAKALAGSPEPATPGPFAMTSASANQMAMLLHFSQYLGYMIPLLGFAAPILFWQLKKDEIPELDVHGRIVANWLLSSMIYYLISGLLTIILIGFIGLIVLAALSLIYPIVGGIKANDGEPWDYPGSIHFF; via the coding sequence ATGTCCGTTGCCGACGAGATCACAAGATTAAACCAACTTCGTGAGCAAGGTGCATTGACGGACGCGGAGTTTGAAGCCGCCAAGGCGAAAGCCCTTGCCGGCTCGCCCGAACCGGCGACACCAGGTCCGTTTGCGATGACGAGTGCGTCGGCCAACCAGATGGCGATGCTGTTGCACTTCTCTCAGTACCTCGGGTACATGATCCCACTGCTGGGCTTCGCCGCTCCAATTCTGTTCTGGCAACTCAAGAAAGATGAGATTCCAGAACTGGATGTACACGGGCGGATCGTGGCCAATTGGCTACTTTCGTCCATGATTTACTACTTAATCTCCGGCCTTCTGACCATCATTTTGATCGGTTTTATCGGACTCATCGTGCTCGCCGCGTTATCGCTGATCTATCCGATCGTGGGCGGGATCAAAGCGAATGATGGCGAGCCCTGGGACTACCCAGGAAGTATCCACTTTTTCTAG